A single Paenibacillus sp. FSL R5-0517 DNA region contains:
- a CDS encoding aminoglycoside phosphotransferase family protein, with protein sequence MNTILKVIEKLKLKVLHIEDVPESYSSDVYKLTLVSGENVFVKIPFNKDKLYREFQILERLKGVIPIPKVLDIWYGDESAVGALLLSALQGKPFTGEMDERLSYQIGMYHAMLHEVKTSGYGYHGTDGFKLLDQNNWRLYIKSNFEKWKEPCKEILDSELYERCIHHFDGVFSALPHPDGPCIVHMDFRPGNILVNGNEVAGIIDFESARSGSSEIDFTKVNRYIWKVNPRTKIPYIKGYESIRPMLDLERVLPFYDLYDAFSAVVWCKNRGIEKNRMFLQENILILRNSVGY encoded by the coding sequence ATGAATACCATTCTGAAAGTTATAGAAAAGCTAAAGTTGAAGGTCTTACATATTGAAGATGTTCCAGAGTCATATAGTTCTGATGTTTACAAACTTACTCTTGTCAGTGGAGAAAATGTATTTGTGAAAATCCCATTTAATAAGGATAAACTATACCGTGAATTTCAGATCCTCGAACGATTAAAGGGTGTAATACCTATTCCTAAGGTATTGGACATTTGGTACGGGGATGAAAGTGCTGTTGGAGCGTTGCTCCTTTCAGCACTTCAAGGTAAGCCTTTTACAGGAGAGATGGATGAGCGTCTTTCTTATCAGATTGGCATGTATCATGCTATGCTCCATGAGGTTAAAACTTCTGGGTATGGTTACCATGGAACTGATGGTTTTAAGTTACTTGACCAAAATAATTGGAGATTATATATCAAAAGTAACTTTGAAAAGTGGAAAGAGCCCTGTAAAGAAATTCTCGACTCTGAATTGTATGAGAGATGTATTCATCACTTTGATGGTGTTTTCTCTGCTTTACCGCATCCTGACGGACCATGCATTGTTCACATGGATTTTAGACCAGGTAATATATTGGTGAATGGTAACGAGGTTGCTGGTATTATTGATTTCGAGAGCGCTCGTAGCGGTTCCTCGGAAATAGATTTCACAAAAGTGAATCGATATATTTGGAAAGTCAATCCGAGAACTAAGATCCCGTATATTAAAGGCTATGAATCAATTCGACCTATGTTGGATCTGGAAAGAGTGCTGCCATTTTACGATCTGTACGATGCTTTCAGCGCAGTTGTTTGGTGTAAAAATAGAGGCATTGAAAAAAATCGTATGTTCCTTCAGGAGAATATTCTTATTTTAAGGAATTCTGTGGGTTATTGA
- a CDS encoding AraC family transcriptional regulator, which produces MDWLDRMNGAMEYIESNLADIISIDEIAQRACCSTYHFQRMFPFITGVSLSEYIRRRRLTLAAFELQTAESKVIDVAMKYGYDSPEEFARAFKNLHGIMPTSARNTGNSLKAYPRMSFHISIKGDVEMNYRIEQRDSFEMFGVYGIINADQKTAFAEVPQFRIKCDDDGSVDHMNDLLGRFGDTMLHAALYDHTKESFKYMICYHAPKGLEIPERFTKLAVPALTWAVFPEPQSDMQKLWVRIYSEWFPTSEYEQVEGPTFEMYYGMARHGNVSGEIWIPVKKK; this is translated from the coding sequence ATGGATTGGTTGGACAGGATGAATGGTGCCATGGAATATATCGAATCAAATCTAGCGGACATTATTTCAATTGATGAAATAGCACAGAGAGCCTGTTGCTCTACCTATCATTTCCAGAGAATGTTTCCATTTATTACTGGCGTATCATTATCGGAGTATATTCGACGTCGACGGTTGACATTGGCAGCATTCGAACTGCAGACAGCAGAATCAAAGGTTATTGATGTAGCTATGAAATATGGATATGATTCGCCGGAGGAGTTTGCACGAGCCTTTAAGAATCTTCATGGTATTATGCCTACATCTGCACGCAATACAGGCAACTCTCTAAAAGCCTATCCTCGAATGTCCTTTCACATTTCAATCAAAGGGGATGTCGAAATGAATTACCGTATTGAGCAAAGAGATTCGTTTGAGATGTTTGGAGTATATGGGATTATCAATGCAGATCAGAAAACAGCATTCGCTGAAGTACCTCAATTCCGTATAAAATGTGATGATGATGGCAGCGTTGATCATATGAATGACTTACTGGGACGTTTTGGTGATACCATGTTGCATGCCGCCCTCTATGATCACACGAAAGAATCTTTCAAATACATGATCTGTTATCATGCACCTAAAGGACTTGAGATTCCAGAGAGATTCACAAAACTTGCTGTCCCAGCATTAACGTGGGCGGTTTTCCCCGAGCCGCAAAGTGATATGCAAAAACTATGGGTACGAATCTATTCTGAGTGGTTTCCGACATCTGAATACGAACAGGTTGAGGGCCCTACTTTCGAAATGTATTATGGAATGGCACGGCATGGAAATGTTTCAGGAGAAATCTGGATACCGGTGAAGAAAAAATAA
- a CDS encoding GNAT family N-acetyltransferase, with protein sequence MDIKIREIISDDYAEVVFLWNDVLGMSNVNIANFRETMEEMNREGNYKTFVALIENEVVGFVTIVQALSVGVPIGYLHIQGLAVKRNVQHRGIGTKLLRQTENYAKERGIASIILCSGVKRIEAHAFYEHNGYDRDSYCFDKMIDLTQG encoded by the coding sequence ATGGATATTAAAATACGAGAAATAATATCAGATGATTATGCTGAGGTTGTTTTTTTATGGAACGATGTGCTTGGAATGAGCAATGTTAATATTGCAAACTTTCGAGAGACTATGGAAGAGATGAATAGGGAAGGGAATTATAAAACATTTGTCGCATTAATAGAAAATGAAGTGGTCGGATTTGTAACTATTGTTCAAGCATTATCTGTTGGCGTTCCAATTGGTTATCTACATATTCAAGGTCTTGCGGTTAAAAGAAATGTTCAACACAGGGGAATCGGAACAAAATTACTAAGGCAGACTGAAAATTATGCTAAAGAACGGGGAATAGCAAGTATTATATTATGTAGCGGAGTTAAGCGAATCGAAGCCCATGCTTTTTATGAACATAACGGCTATGACAGAGATTCATATTGCTTCGATAAGATGATCGACCTAACTCAAGGTTAA
- a CDS encoding response regulator → MRLLIVDDGHYVVEYMKHLLDWNTFGIDQIETMTNSIEARDMLTQNHIDILITDIRMPEVSGIDLLQHIHQHGLSTKVIILSGYSEFEYAQQGIRLGALDYLLKPVDKDDVEKAMSKAINNIAKTRPAQSIVWENFDGLAFLLSLLGHNGTLSKEYEAYTTFLGGRHFCCLKLEGFTQEQVSVIKYAVGDKLDRLVWATGTRLTAFIPEEAAGELTIKLEQSVVSPPFLLTDRNMTRQIFYRFFLNEDVHSEDFIAIFNHSPSCGDGESAGHIIKKYDHIRSRKQKVIFLMEIIRYAYLTDKDRDTTETVDWIFNQLQYPDELSSTLMERVSRITNNKQMSIQTIIDKVQTYIEEHLSHGLSLDELGKVAHLHPVYFSKLFKQETGENVSNYISRKRLEKASQLLQDSELRVHDIAQMVGYKKNQYFIQLFKVEYGVTPYQYRRNMIHQ, encoded by the coding sequence ATGCGTTTATTAATTGTGGATGACGGACATTACGTCGTGGAGTACATGAAGCATTTGCTCGATTGGAACACTTTCGGCATTGACCAGATCGAGACGATGACCAATTCGATTGAAGCAAGGGACATGCTGACTCAAAATCACATCGACATTCTGATTACTGACATCCGAATGCCCGAAGTCTCTGGTATCGATCTGCTTCAACATATCCACCAACATGGCTTGTCAACCAAAGTTATCATCCTCTCCGGTTACTCCGAGTTCGAATATGCGCAACAGGGAATTCGTCTGGGTGCACTCGACTATCTGCTCAAACCTGTCGATAAAGATGACGTGGAGAAAGCCATGTCCAAAGCCATTAACAATATTGCAAAGACAAGGCCCGCCCAATCTATCGTATGGGAAAACTTCGATGGATTGGCGTTTCTGCTCTCGCTGCTGGGTCATAACGGGACATTAAGTAAGGAGTATGAGGCTTATACTACATTTCTAGGGGGACGCCATTTTTGCTGTCTCAAGCTGGAGGGTTTCACACAAGAACAGGTGAGTGTTATAAAATATGCTGTCGGAGACAAATTGGATCGTCTCGTATGGGCTACTGGAACCCGACTGACTGCTTTTATTCCGGAAGAAGCTGCTGGAGAACTGACTATCAAACTGGAGCAATCGGTCGTGTCTCCTCCATTTTTGTTAACTGATCGAAACATGACCCGACAGATATTCTACAGGTTCTTCCTTAATGAAGATGTACACTCAGAAGACTTCATAGCCATATTCAACCATTCTCCATCATGTGGTGATGGGGAGTCAGCCGGACACATTATTAAAAAATATGATCATATCCGTTCCCGAAAGCAAAAAGTAATCTTTCTCATGGAGATCATTCGATATGCGTATCTGACGGACAAGGATCGTGATACCACCGAGACCGTGGATTGGATATTCAACCAGTTACAGTATCCTGATGAACTATCGTCAACTCTCATGGAACGGGTCAGTCGGATCACAAACAACAAACAGATGTCCATTCAAACCATCATCGACAAAGTACAAACGTATATCGAAGAGCACCTGTCACATGGCCTTAGCCTGGATGAACTGGGCAAAGTTGCACATCTGCATCCGGTCTACTTTTCCAAACTGTTTAAACAGGAGACGGGCGAAAATGTGTCAAACTACATTTCCAGGAAGAGGCTGGAGAAAGCTTCTCAATTGCTTCAAGATTCGGAACTCCGGGTCCACGATATCGCGCAAATGGTCGGTTACAAAAAAAATCAATATTTTATCCAGCTGTTCAAAGTGGAATACGGAGTTACGCCTTATCAATACCGAAGAAATATGATCCATCAATGA
- a CDS encoding histidine kinase yields MNQLSSKTLEENLIGASKNQLDYVKGILDGVMYEANMYGVQYAADSDVRFYQRHVIELSNYDSQMKKNDIVDRLRQTLLSSRSIESIGIYWKSEETFLSTNNTPEARIPFKDVHQRGWQIVGNSLYYFALYPYIQKSGQNEPTQYVVGVKLNTDYLKNLLKKAVNNDSSNALFLFNTDQLWSEKEVDNELLKAVTDMVSPQPEVTLKYDYHTNSDDYYVLSRYIESIDAYLITYTQTNDFLQPLDRNRKVFFASILAVFTLGLVVIFTFYRNYYRNIRLLERKFSQVEQGNHNTRITENTDREFYSLFKSFNHMVTEIQDLFVSLKTETELRRSAELQQLQAQINPHFLYNSLFFIMSVAQFSPDSVMRMSKHLAEYYRYLTKLDQHEVTLESELQFAEHFLIIMALSKKMEYSIDLPPELASLSLTPLIIQPVVENAIQHGIEGQQGAHRVTIDVKQTEDAITIKVSDDGKGLSLDDIRNLETRLESDSPPEGIKGVGLWNVNRRLKNTYGERSGLHFTTNDWGGLSVLLLIRIPEMKGDS; encoded by the coding sequence ATGAATCAATTGAGTTCCAAGACACTGGAAGAAAATCTGATCGGCGCTTCCAAAAACCAGCTTGATTATGTGAAAGGAATTCTTGATGGAGTGATGTACGAGGCAAATATGTACGGGGTTCAGTATGCAGCTGACAGTGATGTCCGGTTTTATCAGAGGCATGTGATCGAGCTGAGCAATTACGATTCGCAAATGAAGAAAAACGATATCGTTGATCGCTTGCGGCAAACGCTTCTATCCAGTCGCTCCATCGAGTCCATCGGCATCTATTGGAAGTCTGAAGAAACATTTCTGTCCACGAACAATACGCCAGAGGCACGAATTCCTTTCAAGGATGTTCATCAACGGGGTTGGCAAATCGTCGGCAATAGCTTGTATTACTTTGCCCTCTATCCTTACATCCAAAAATCCGGACAAAATGAACCGACTCAGTACGTTGTTGGGGTAAAGCTGAATACCGATTATTTGAAAAATCTGCTGAAAAAGGCTGTAAACAATGACAGCTCAAACGCTCTATTTCTGTTTAACACTGATCAGTTATGGAGTGAAAAAGAAGTCGATAACGAACTCTTGAAAGCGGTTACCGATATGGTTTCTCCACAGCCGGAGGTCACTTTAAAATATGATTATCACACCAATTCGGACGATTACTATGTTCTTTCCCGATATATTGAATCCATCGATGCCTATCTGATTACATATACACAGACGAATGATTTCCTGCAGCCGCTTGACCGCAATCGCAAGGTTTTTTTTGCCAGTATTTTAGCCGTTTTTACGCTTGGGCTGGTTGTGATCTTTACGTTTTACCGGAACTATTACCGTAATATTCGTTTGTTGGAGCGAAAGTTTTCACAGGTTGAACAAGGCAATCACAACACGCGTATTACCGAAAATACGGATAGAGAATTCTACAGCCTGTTTAAAAGTTTTAATCATATGGTTACCGAGATCCAGGATCTGTTCGTATCCTTGAAGACCGAAACGGAGCTCAGGCGAAGTGCGGAACTTCAACAACTCCAGGCTCAGATCAACCCTCATTTTTTGTACAATAGTTTGTTTTTCATCATGTCGGTGGCCCAGTTTTCACCTGATTCGGTCATGCGCATGAGCAAACATCTAGCTGAATATTATCGTTATTTAACCAAATTGGATCAGCATGAGGTCACGCTGGAAAGCGAGCTTCAGTTTGCAGAACATTTCCTGATTATTATGGCGCTTAGCAAAAAAATGGAGTACAGCATTGATCTTCCGCCGGAGCTGGCCTCCCTTTCTCTCACGCCGCTGATCATCCAGCCCGTAGTTGAAAATGCGATTCAACATGGGATTGAAGGTCAACAAGGTGCCCATCGAGTAACTATTGATGTAAAACAGACGGAGGATGCGATAACGATCAAGGTCTCTGATGACGGGAAGGGTCTTTCACTGGACGATATCCGCAACCTGGAGACTCGGCTTGAGAGCGACTCCCCGCCTGAAGGAATCAAAGGTGTAGGGCTCTGGAATGTAAATCGACGTCTGAAAAATACGTACGGCGAACGTAGTGGGTTACATTTTACTACCAATGATTGGGGCGGCTTGTCCGTCCTGCTGCTCATCCGTATTCCCGAGATGAAAGGAGATAGCTGA
- a CDS encoding ABC transporter permease subunit — translation MAFQDYKPWLGITGSRWIGLDNFERIFQYKEATQAIVNTLIIAVSKIIVGIIVPIGMAILLSEIRNMGIKKSVQTLVYLPHFLSWVTVAGLMIDILGLDGGINHILTRIFGTDPIYFLGDPDLFRFTVVISDVWKSFGFGMIVYLATIAGINPSYYEAAEIDGATRRQQIRYVTLPSMLPMIIVISTLSLGNILDAGFDQVFNLYNPLVYSTGDIIDTYVYRSSLLNGQYGFGTAVGLFKSGISLILIVVSYRLAYKYANYKIF, via the coding sequence ATGGCATTTCAGGACTACAAACCATGGCTTGGCATCACAGGTTCACGATGGATCGGGTTAGATAATTTTGAACGAATTTTTCAGTACAAAGAAGCCACACAAGCAATCGTGAATACGCTGATTATCGCCGTTTCCAAAATTATCGTCGGCATTATCGTTCCAATCGGCATGGCTATTTTGCTGAGTGAGATCCGAAATATGGGCATTAAGAAAAGTGTGCAGACACTAGTGTATCTGCCGCATTTCTTGTCTTGGGTTACTGTGGCAGGATTAATGATCGACATTCTCGGATTAGACGGAGGCATCAATCACATCTTGACCCGGATTTTCGGAACCGATCCCATTTACTTCTTGGGTGATCCTGATCTGTTTCGATTCACGGTTGTCATCAGCGACGTGTGGAAGAGCTTTGGCTTCGGCATGATTGTTTATCTGGCTACCATTGCCGGGATCAATCCTTCGTATTACGAAGCGGCAGAGATCGACGGGGCCACACGCCGGCAGCAAATTCGATACGTCACTTTGCCTAGCATGTTGCCCATGATTATCGTCATTTCTACCCTGAGTCTAGGCAATATTCTGGACGCAGGCTTTGATCAAGTATTCAATCTGTACAACCCGCTTGTCTACAGTACAGGAGATATCATTGACACCTATGTCTACCGTTCATCCTTGTTAAACGGGCAATACGGGTTCGGGACCGCTGTTGGACTGTTCAAATCGGGAATCAGCTTGATTTTGATCGTTGTCTCCTACAGGCTGGCCTATAAATATGCCAATTACAAAATATTCTAA
- a CDS encoding carbohydrate ABC transporter permease, which yields MYHKTTGYRVFSYFNYAFMILAGLACFLPLLHLLAQSLSSKAAISGNMVSFWPVGFNVDAYVKTFNNSNFNGAMLTSITRTVLGTTISMFILICAGYALSKEFRGRNVLMWFFIFTMLFSGGLIPSYILITALGLKDTIWALVLPGAFGAYNLILLVNFFKTIPKALEEAAFIDGASFFVILSKIYLPLSLPGIATVSLFIMVGHWNSWFDGILYMSDASKYPLASFLQTVVVQSNMQNMAMSQSEVAAMSEQSIKAAQIFVSTLPIILVYPFLQRYFVKGIVLGAVKE from the coding sequence ATGTACCATAAGACGACAGGCTATAGAGTATTCTCATATTTTAATTACGCGTTTATGATACTGGCTGGTCTGGCGTGTTTTCTGCCACTGCTTCATCTATTGGCACAATCGCTCAGCAGCAAAGCGGCCATTAGTGGGAATATGGTGTCATTTTGGCCGGTCGGATTCAACGTGGACGCCTATGTCAAAACGTTCAACAATTCCAATTTTAACGGTGCCATGCTGACATCCATTACTCGAACCGTGTTGGGTACAACCATCAGCATGTTTATCCTAATCTGTGCCGGATATGCCCTGTCCAAAGAATTCCGGGGACGCAACGTGCTCATGTGGTTTTTTATCTTCACCATGCTCTTCTCGGGGGGCTTGATACCTTCTTACATATTGATCACAGCCCTTGGATTAAAAGACACGATATGGGCTCTTGTGCTGCCGGGTGCTTTCGGTGCTTATAACCTGATTCTTCTCGTCAATTTTTTCAAAACGATTCCAAAAGCTTTGGAAGAAGCAGCTTTCATTGATGGAGCGTCCTTCTTCGTCATCCTCAGCAAAATATATTTACCATTATCTCTGCCTGGCATAGCGACCGTATCCCTGTTCATTATGGTGGGGCACTGGAACTCCTGGTTTGACGGAATTTTGTATATGTCGGATGCCAGCAAGTATCCGCTGGCTTCGTTCCTACAAACCGTTGTCGTGCAGAGCAACATGCAGAACATGGCGATGAGCCAGTCCGAGGTGGCAGCCATGTCGGAGCAAAGTATCAAGGCAGCTCAAATTTTTGTCAGCACGCT